The DNA window TCTCCACCTCACCAAATCCATCACCATAACCCCAGTGTTAAAGTAACAAGGCTTCCTCCTCGCCGACGAAAAAGTACCAGACATATCCAGGTCGGACCAGAACACGGAAGTGAAATACTGGGTGAAATTCGCATGGCAATACTCGGGTGCCCCGATCACTCGAGACCCGCTAAGCGCGGTGTTCCATAACTTGTGTATGTCGTCGACGACCACAATATCAGAGTCCAGATAAATGACCCGATCCACGCAGAGATCCAACATGTCACCAAGATAGTTTCTTGCGTAATTCAATGGGTTTTCCAGTGCTTGCCGGATTGAAGAAGAGATTAGATTGATTACAGTGTCTTCTCGGAATATATAGACCTTGAAATTCAACGATGGGAAAGTGGATCGTACCAATTGGGTTAAGACCCGTGGGCTTGCCGGGTCGAACTCTGCAGCAACGAAGTGGAAAAAGATGCTTTCTGGGCAGGAAGCGTGTTTGAGAACCGAGTGGACTGCAGCGATTGAGCCACGTAGATACTCAGAATCAAGAGTCATGGCTATGTGGACTAAAGAAGGGTCGCAGGAGGAAACCGAGCGCCCCTTGGTTGTTGAAACAGGACAGTCTCTCCCGTTCCGGTAATCCGGCGCTTCAGAGAACCGGAAACCGTTTGGTACCTCAACTGCACCGGTATTCGTCTCCCTCGTCGGTATGGAACGAATCCCGAGGCAAAGTTGAGGGAAAAGAACAACGAGGGTGTAGAGTAAAACGCCGGAGTGTAACCGGAAATGAACCATCTTGGTTAGTTATCTTTTTCAAAAGAGAACAAGCACGGAGAGGGTTTGCTTCCTTTTGAGGGCGTTCTTGCataaaagatcaagaaatggcAAAATGGAGTCGATAAATGATGCATGCGATTTCCAAGAAACgcggttttctttttctttcctcagTCCCAGAGAGGACAGAGAAATTTCTGAGTAACTCTGTGTAtgtgcctctctctctctctctctctggattGTGGAAATAGAAATGGAAGTCTGCAAGTTCTTATATACACTCCCTTTACCAGGAGGAGGAGAGACTCTGCTAAATGCTAATAAAGCAAGGAAGGAAGGTATAGGATCCTCCATGTGATTTCTCCtcctttccattttttattgggtAAACCTCATATTAGTCCTCAATTTTACCTATTGTCTTAATTGAGTCCTTCAATTATAAATCATATCAATCGAGTCCACGTACCTTTCCTCAATTGAATCCTTCTATTTTCATTTTCggaaaaacaaatacatgcATACTTTTCTGCCCTAGCTCCATCTCCTTCTTATATTGCCTTTAGTTTTCACAAATcactacttaaaaaaaattaatgatttgttttCGATACATAAATCGAGggatcatattatattttttaaaaagttacttaacaataaagaatattttcaaatgatattaacAACGAACTCCATATCTTCGGGGGGAAATGACATGTAacgttgtgtttttttttagacacATGACATCGATAGCTTGAGAAGGTTCTTTGGAAAAGTCGGAGATGTGTTCTGCTGTTGAATCGAGCACTCAACGGCGCCGAGGCTTGAAATTATGGCTGTAATGAGCGGCGGCGAGCAGCTTGATTTTACATTTGCCGCTACAATCTGAGAGAGGTGGCAAATCTCAGGTGCGATGAAAGGGCCTTTGCCCCCTTGGATCGTGTTTTTACAGTAACCGTTGGGGAAAAAATCAGCATTATATTTTgggatttatttatatttaaacccATCAATCCACCTGTCCATTGCTATATACAAATCCAAGATGCTAATTGCTAGCAAATGCAGTCAGGTTTACACTTGTTAGCACAACATGAGCAGCACAATTATTCGACGAAAACGAAGCGCCAACCTCCATGAGCTGTACACTTCAAAGCTAAGCTCATCAgactctgtttttttatttctttcattttaaataatattaaattcctgtttttttttttagatttttatatactgataaaaaaataatcttcaatTAGAAGAAAAACACGTCGAACTGTGTTGCTGAACACACACGCCAAATAAATTCCGTTGACATTCTAATTAATTACCTTCAGGCATGAGAATACacgtaaaaaataaaagggcagGCAGGCCATGCTGAAAGAAGAAGCGAATAATGAAAGCACAGGCAATCACCTCTCCAACCCTCTCTTTTTCATGTCGTTGGGACAACTAATGTTCCTTTCCTCCAGTAATGAAAAGCCAGCTGCAGCCAGCTGTATGTGCGCGACTTTGACATTGACGGCTCCGATCAAGCCTGGCATAGGCCCCACGTCTCTGTCTTGGCCTTGGATCCTTGCCCACGTGACCACGTGCATTCCAGCCCCAACTATTCCCAcaagtggagagagagagagagagagagagagagcgagggGGGGAAGGACTCGTCTCCCTTGTGTACTGGAAGAGTTTCATCcgttttcttcatattttagattcaattttcaaagttaatatttcttaaatacaTCTAATAATTGATCTAAGTGAccgttttaattcttttttatagatATGATTTTctatattacattaaaatattaatagtcaaacaataataaatttgagttggacagatatgattttttttatattatattataatattaataatcaaacaataatgaATTTGAATCTCAACCATTTGGATTTTCtaagattatataaaataatcatacaTCTATATAATCTATATAAGTAAGTTTGAAGTctaaaattctttaatttaacataatatttttaaaaataatacagaaattattgcttaaatttttttattacaatttaagTAATAATTACCATACTCCTTACAAAAGCCTTTTTATCCACCCGTGAGGCATGGTGAATTCGGGATACTCTTTTCTAGGCAGGTGCCTCTCCCACATTGTTtgtatttcttataattttgtttagattaatatatatgGGTTAATTTATACTAAACTTgagtaattttataaattttgaaattaatgatcaaataaatctttaataactctgaaatttataaaattcaaattaattaattctaaaaacaaatctagaattAGTTGAGTTAAATCTCTCAAAATTGTTGTTTGTATAGCTTATTTATCAATGGGTAAGatggtcaaaaattaaaataaaataaaaagtaaatgctattgattttataaatcatgATTTGGAGTCATTAGGTACAAATATGTCTAAGCGATCAGAATTGGGTAG is part of the Populus alba chromosome 10, ASM523922v2, whole genome shotgun sequence genome and encodes:
- the LOC118044797 gene encoding probable galacturonosyltransferase-like 9, with product MVHFRLHSGVLLYTLVVLFPQLCLGIRSIPTRETNTGAVEVPNGFRFSEAPDYRNGRDCPVSTTKGRSVSSCDPSLVHIAMTLDSEYLRGSIAAVHSVLKHASCPESIFFHFVAAEFDPASPRVLTQLVRSTFPSLNFKVYIFREDTVINLISSSIRQALENPLNYARNYLGDMLDLCVDRVIYLDSDIVVVDDIHKLWNTALSGSRVIGAPEYCHANFTQYFTSVFWSDLDMSGTFSSARRKPCYFNTGVMVMDLVRWREGDYKRRIEKWMEIQKKTRIYELGSLPPFLLVFAGDVEAIDHRWNQHGLGGDNVRGSCRSLHPGPVSLLHWSGKGKPWVRLDAKKPCKLDHLWEPYDLYISNSKGYYYAHNDHQSMGFFTGSSYL